GCTTGCCCAGGGTCTTGTAGCGGGTGGGCCGGAGCTTGTCCATCACGCCCTCGTTCTCCAGTTTCGCCACGTAGCGCTCGCCGGCGGCGGACGTGTCGCCCCGGGACCTGGCGTCGACGAACGCCTCGGCGGCCAGGGCGCCCGCAGTGACGGCGTGGTTCATCCCCTTGATGATCGGCCCCTGGGCCTGCATCTGGCCGGCCGCGTCGCCCACGAGGAGGAGCCGGTCGCGGTACGGCGAGGGGTGGGCCACCTTCTTCGAGTCGGGGACGAGCTTCGCCGAGTACTCCAGTTCGTCGTACTCGTCGCCGAGCCAGTCCGCCAACAGCGGGTGCGTCAGCAGGTTGTCGAGCAACTGCTGGGGCTCCGCCCGCTCGTCGGCGATCGAGTCGAGGTGGAAGACCGTCCCGATCGAGAGGGACTGGTCGTTCGTGTAGAGGAACCCGCCCCCGCGGACGTTCCGGAACAGGTCGCCCGAGAACAGGTGGGCGACGCCCTCGTCCTCGTCGACGTTGAACCGGTCCTCGATGGCGCCCTCGGGCATGTCGACGACGGCCTTGACGCCCTGGAACCACTCCTCGGGCTCCTCCCAGTCCATCAGGCCGGCGTCCCGGGCCAGTTCGGAGTTGACGCCGTCGGCGGCGATGATCACGTCCGCTCTGATGGGATCGAGTTCGTCGCAGGTGACGCCGACGATCTCGGCGCCCTCTCGCAACAGCCCGTTCACCCGCACCTCCGTCAGGAGGCCGCCGCCGGTCTCGCGGGTCATCTCGTGGACCTCGCGGGCGAGCCAGGAGTCCATCTTCCGCCGGAGCACCGAGTCGGCCCACTCCGTGTCGTGGTGGTGCAGGTCGCCCAGGTCGAACGTCTTCACGTCGCGACCGGCGACGTTGTGGATGTAGTGTTCCGTGACCTCGCGGTCGCTGGCCTCGTCGCGGAAGCCGGGGAACAGCTCGTCGATCGTGTACGGCGAGGACTCCTCGGCGTAGAGCAGCCCGCCGGACACGTTCTTCGAGCCGGCGTCGACGCCCCGCTCTAGAACCAGCGTCTCGATACCGTTGCGCGCCAGCGTGGCGGCCGCCGCCGCGCCGCCGGGCCCGGCGCCGACGACGACCGCCTCGTAGTGTTCGTAGTCGTCCGTCATTGTCAGTCGTCGCTCGCCTCCGCGACCGCCGTCGCCAGTTCGCCCGCCTCGACCGCCTCGGTCAAGCGGGGGAGCACCTCGAAGAGGTCGCCCTCGATGTAGTAGTCGGAGAAGCCGCGGATGTCCGCGTCCGGGTCGGTGTTGATCGCGACGATGGTGTCCGACTCGTCCATCCCGACCTTGTGCTGGATCGCCCCGGAGATGCCCGCGGCGACGTACACGTCGGGTTCGACCACCTGGCCGGACTCGCCGATCTGGCGGTCCTCGCCGACGTAGCTCTCGACGTGGCCCTCGAAGTTGTACGAGGAGGTGATCACCCCCCGCGAGAGGCCGAACGCGGCGTCATCGAACGCGTCGACCAGATCGAGACCGAGTTCGATCCCCTCGGTGGGACTGTCGCCGATCCCCCGGCCCATCGCGACGACCACGTCGTGGCCGGTCAGGTCGATCCCCGAATCGAGCGTGTCGAACTCCGTCACCTCGACGCCGAACCAGTCGTCGTCGAGATCCATCTCGTACTCGACGATTTCGCCCTCCCGCTCGGGGTCGGCCTCGGGGATCTCGAAGCTACCCGGGATCACCGACGCGCCCTGCGGGTGGAAGTCGCGGAACGGCTTGTCGATACAGAGGATCGTCGAGTACTCGAACCCGGAGAAATCGGGGCGCTTCATGTGCAGGATGCGCTCGAACTCCTTGCTGTCGCCGGGCTTGCCGGTCTTCGCGGGGTTGGAGATCATCGCCTCCTCGATGTACAGGCCCGAACAGTCCGAGGCCAGCCCGGAGTCGAGTTCGCCC
The window above is part of the Halosimplex rubrum genome. Proteins encoded here:
- a CDS encoding FAD-dependent monooxygenase; translation: MTDDYEHYEAVVVGAGPGGAAAAATLARNGIETLVLERGVDAGSKNVSGGLLYAEESSPYTIDELFPGFRDEASDREVTEHYIHNVAGRDVKTFDLGDLHHHDTEWADSVLRRKMDSWLAREVHEMTRETGGGLLTEVRVNGLLREGAEIVGVTCDELDPIRADVIIAADGVNSELARDAGLMDWEEPEEWFQGVKAVVDMPEGAIEDRFNVDEDEGVAHLFSGDLFRNVRGGGFLYTNDQSLSIGTVFHLDSIADERAEPQQLLDNLLTHPLLADWLGDEYDELEYSAKLVPDSKKVAHPSPYRDRLLLVGDAAGQMQAQGPIIKGMNHAVTAGALAAEAFVDARSRGDTSAAGERYVAKLENEGVMDKLRPTRYKTLGKLGEVGPVASAMNAVTDSALGRAAISALGDRAESLFNSPFLMGMLPDTRMGYVTVPTVIAEELGAPVEGVNTIEPPELDDRIGDLTYDIDEGNPHIELRDNSFAASGTAVTACPVSAKDFGGGCYRDEYVGTNGSEEHVVSLDTQPCVECGTCAVVADTDWTHPRGGKGVEYEQG